The following proteins come from a genomic window of Myroides odoratus DSM 2801:
- a CDS encoding NAD(P)/FAD-dependent oxidoreductase, with product MIETDIIIIGAGPTGLFAVFEAGLLKLKCHIIDGLPQPGGQLTELYPKKPIFDIPGYPTVGAAELIDNLMEQIKQFQPGFTLNEVAESIEKQEDGTFIVTTNKGTKHHGKAVAIAGGLGSFEPRKPELENLAYYEDKGVEYFVKKPEMFAGKHIVIAGGGDSALDWSIYLADVAEKVYLVHRRNEFRGALDSVEKVQALKDQGKIHLITPAEIVELKGTSRLDAVVVECDGERHDVPCDYFIPLFGLTPKLGPIADWGLEIEKNAIKVNNALDYQTNIPGIYAIGDINTYPGKLKLILCGFHEATLMCQSVYNMLNPGKKYVLKYTTVSGINGFDGTRKEAEKAVVKSIE from the coding sequence ATGATTGAAACCGATATAATTATTATTGGAGCTGGACCAACAGGTCTATTTGCTGTTTTTGAAGCAGGCTTATTAAAGTTAAAATGTCATATCATTGACGGATTGCCTCAACCAGGAGGTCAGTTAACTGAGCTTTATCCTAAAAAACCTATTTTTGATATCCCTGGATATCCTACCGTAGGAGCAGCAGAATTAATCGATAATTTAATGGAGCAAATCAAGCAATTTCAACCGGGATTCACCCTAAATGAAGTTGCTGAATCAATTGAAAAACAAGAAGACGGTACGTTTATCGTTACTACAAATAAAGGGACGAAACACCACGGAAAAGCAGTGGCTATTGCTGGAGGTTTAGGTTCATTTGAACCGCGTAAACCAGAACTAGAAAACTTGGCGTATTATGAAGATAAAGGCGTGGAGTATTTCGTGAAAAAACCAGAAATGTTTGCTGGTAAGCACATCGTAATCGCAGGTGGAGGTGACTCTGCACTAGATTGGAGTATTTACTTAGCTGATGTGGCAGAGAAAGTTTATTTAGTACATAGACGTAACGAATTCAGAGGGGCTTTAGATTCTGTAGAGAAAGTACAAGCACTGAAAGATCAAGGGAAAATTCATTTAATCACTCCAGCAGAAATCGTTGAACTTAAAGGAACATCGAGATTGGATGCTGTAGTTGTGGAATGTGATGGAGAACGTCACGATGTTCCATGTGATTATTTTATTCCTTTGTTTGGGTTAACACCTAAATTAGGTCCAATCGCAGATTGGGGATTAGAGATTGAGAAAAATGCGATTAAAGTAAATAACGCATTAGATTATCAAACGAATATTCCTGGAATTTATGCAATTGGAGATATTAATACCTACCCAGGGAAGTTGAAGTTGATTTTATGTGGATTCCACGAAGCAACTTTAATGTGTCAAAGCGTATATAATATGCTGAATCCTGGTAAGAAATACGTGTTGAAATATACTACTGTTTCAGGTATTAATGGATTTGATGGTACACGCAAGGAAGCGGAGAAAGCGGTTGTTAAATCAATTGAATAA
- a CDS encoding DedA family protein, which translates to MDEFHISQLINPEFYINLEIAGHSIGIYVVLFIVFAETGLFAGFFLPGDSLLFLAGIYSTALMQELFQIESDFLNVALLSTLVAVAGILGNTFGYWFGAKSGNYLYNVKDNFIYKKKYLYESKVFFERHGGRAIIFARFLPVVRTFAPIIAGIVRMDIKRFMIYNVISSFLWATTLIFAGHYLQVWLLESYGINLKDYIEYIVLFLVLATTLPIIIKLAKRKKSDTVTEE; encoded by the coding sequence ATGGACGAATTTCACATCTCACAATTAATCAATCCTGAGTTCTACATCAATTTAGAGATTGCGGGGCATTCTATTGGAATCTACGTTGTACTTTTTATTGTATTTGCTGAAACAGGTTTATTTGCTGGTTTCTTTCTACCAGGGGATAGTTTACTATTTTTGGCAGGTATATACAGTACTGCTTTAATGCAAGAATTATTTCAAATCGAAAGCGACTTCTTAAATGTAGCCCTACTATCAACCTTGGTTGCCGTCGCGGGGATTCTCGGGAATACCTTTGGCTATTGGTTTGGCGCCAAGAGCGGGAATTACCTCTACAACGTAAAAGACAACTTCATATACAAGAAAAAATACTTATACGAATCGAAAGTATTCTTTGAAAGACATGGTGGAAGAGCGATTATCTTTGCTCGTTTTTTACCCGTTGTAAGAACCTTCGCTCCTATCATTGCTGGAATTGTTCGCATGGATATTAAACGCTTCATGATTTATAACGTAATCAGTTCATTTTTATGGGCGACAACGTTGATCTTTGCAGGACACTACCTACAAGTTTGGCTATTAGAAAGCTACGGAATCAACTTAAAAGATTACATCGAATATATCGTATTGTTCTTAGTGTTAGCGACTACTTTACCAATCATCATTAAATTGGCTAAAAGAAAGAAAAGCGATACAGTAACAGAAGAATAA
- a CDS encoding isochorismatase family protein → MNSRTRINFDDVAFLLIDHQSGLFQTVKDIEVQTLRNNVIALAKTAALENIPVITTASEPKGPNGPLMPEIHALVPHAQYVGRTGEVNAWDTKAFVDAVKATGKKKLVIAGVLTSVCVAFPAISAVAEGFEVFAVIDASGDMSPLSTQVTMSRLQMAGVIPITTAAVISEVLKTWNKDQAIAYQYAQILSLVMPNYQALMESYQKAQEVALEK, encoded by the coding sequence ATGAATAGTAGAACAAGAATTAATTTTGACGATGTTGCTTTTTTATTGATTGATCACCAAAGTGGTTTATTTCAAACAGTAAAAGACATTGAAGTACAAACATTGAGAAACAATGTAATTGCATTAGCCAAAACGGCAGCTTTGGAAAACATTCCAGTTATTACAACGGCATCAGAGCCAAAAGGACCTAATGGACCTTTAATGCCTGAAATCCACGCCCTTGTTCCGCATGCGCAATATGTAGGAAGAACAGGAGAGGTAAATGCTTGGGATACAAAAGCATTTGTTGATGCGGTTAAAGCAACAGGAAAGAAAAAGTTAGTTATCGCAGGGGTATTGACCAGTGTGTGTGTGGCTTTTCCTGCTATTTCTGCTGTAGCAGAAGGATTTGAAGTATTCGCAGTCATTGATGCCTCTGGTGATATGAGCCCTTTATCTACACAAGTTACCATGAGTCGCTTACAAATGGCAGGAGTAATTCCTATTACAACAGCTGCAGTAATTAGCGAAGTTTTAAAAACATGGAATAAAGATCAAGCAATCGCTTATCAGTACGCACAAATTTTGTCGTTAGTCATGCCTAATTATCAGGCCTTGATGGAAAGCTATCAAAAAGCACAAGAAGTAGCTTTAGAAAAATAA
- a CDS encoding 2Fe-2S iron-sulfur cluster-binding family protein produces the protein MSADIKITIIDREGVEHVVDAPTDMSMNIMEVVRAYELAPEGTIGICGGMAMCASCQCYVHNADDVELPEMNPDEEAMLWEALNVKDNSRLGCQIGIAPELEGLIVELAPAE, from the coding sequence ATGTCAGCAGATATTAAAATTACAATTATTGATAGAGAAGGTGTAGAACACGTAGTGGATGCACCAACGGATATGAGTATGAATATCATGGAGGTTGTTCGTGCCTACGAATTAGCACCAGAAGGTACTATTGGTATTTGTGGTGGAATGGCTATGTGCGCTTCTTGTCAGTGTTATGTACACAACGCTGATGATGTGGAGTTACCAGAAATGAATCCGGATGAAGAGGCGATGCTTTGGGAGGCCTTAAATGTCAAAGATAACAGCCGTTTAGGTTGCCAAATTGGTATTGCTCCAGAGCTTGAAGGGTTGATTGTAGAATTAGCTCCAGCAGAATAA
- a CDS encoding NifU family protein gives MASETIRENVMKALDEIRPFLQTDGGDITLIDIVDDKHVKVRLEGACTACSVNQMTLSAGVETTIKKYAPEIETVVNVG, from the coding sequence ATGGCATCAGAAACTATCAGAGAAAACGTTATGAAGGCGTTAGACGAGATTCGCCCGTTTTTGCAAACCGATGGAGGAGATATTACATTAATTGATATAGTTGATGACAAACACGTGAAAGTTCGCTTAGAAGGTGCTTGTACAGCTTGCAGTGTGAATCAAATGACATTGAGTGCAGGGGTTGAAACTACAATTAAAAAATATGCACCAGAAATCGAGACGGTAGTTAATGTTGGATAA
- a CDS encoding Pycsar system effector family protein — protein sequence MTILQKVEEYIFQLYKDTLSRQYTYHNFQHTTRVVNGLEEILKNVAVSERDALNLRYAAWFHDIGYTKSCTEHEINGAVIAETFLQEQGIEAEDIQSIKALILATKLEHTPANLLECIIKDADFSHLADSDYIEISDLLLQEMACTCNLTCSQEEWNQQNLNFLLYKHRFYTDYARQYWQPKKQQNIFSIAERIEKDKKKKKKTEKKEHFRSIDTLFRTTLRNHTQLSAIADRKANILLSVNAIIISICLSTLIPKLDSPSNAHLIGPTFTLVFFSVATIIFAIMSTRPKVTTGTFSQEELDNHTVNLLFFGSFHKMPLDQYYKTLRDLIRKEENIYEALTTDLYYLGKVLNRKYTLLRITYTIFTVGILASVIAFVLAFKGIGF from the coding sequence ATGACTATTTTACAAAAAGTTGAAGAATATATCTTTCAACTATACAAAGATACATTATCACGACAATATACCTACCATAATTTCCAACATACTACACGCGTAGTGAATGGTTTAGAGGAAATATTGAAAAATGTAGCTGTGAGTGAAAGAGACGCCTTAAATTTAAGGTATGCTGCTTGGTTTCACGATATTGGCTATACGAAATCTTGTACAGAACACGAAATAAATGGGGCAGTAATTGCTGAAACTTTTTTACAAGAACAAGGAATCGAAGCCGAAGATATTCAAAGTATCAAAGCCTTAATTCTAGCTACCAAATTAGAACACACCCCAGCCAATCTTTTAGAATGTATCATTAAAGATGCGGATTTCTCTCATCTAGCCGATAGTGATTACATTGAAATCAGTGATTTATTACTACAAGAAATGGCGTGTACTTGTAACCTAACCTGTTCTCAGGAGGAATGGAATCAACAGAATTTAAACTTTTTATTATATAAGCATCGTTTTTATACCGACTATGCGCGTCAATACTGGCAACCTAAAAAACAACAGAATATTTTTAGTATCGCAGAACGTATTGAGAAAGACAAAAAGAAAAAGAAGAAAACAGAAAAGAAAGAACATTTTAGATCCATTGATACACTATTCCGCACCACCTTGCGCAATCATACTCAGTTGAGTGCCATTGCCGATCGCAAGGCGAATATTTTACTTTCGGTCAATGCCATCATCATTTCGATTTGCTTGTCTACTTTAATTCCAAAGTTAGATAGCCCTTCTAATGCGCATTTAATCGGCCCTACATTTACCTTGGTTTTCTTTAGTGTAGCCACTATTATTTTTGCTATTATGTCCACAAGACCCAAAGTAACTACGGGTACTTTTTCACAAGAAGAGCTTGATAATCACACTGTAAACTTGCTGTTCTTTGGTTCTTTTCACAAAATGCCTTTAGATCAGTATTACAAAACCTTGAGAGACCTCATCCGCAAAGAAGAAAATATTTATGAAGCGTTGACGACTGATTTATATTACCTCGGTAAAGTACTGAATAGAAAATACACTTTATTGCGCATTACCTATACCATCTTCACCGTAGGTATATTAGCTTCTGTAATTGCTTTCGTACTTGCTTTTAAAGGTATTGGTTTCTAA
- a CDS encoding S9 family peptidase gives MKKIVLFALSLACFNVFAQDVMTKELLWKLGRVSPVGISKDGKNLIYKVTHANVEENSFDSKTYQIPLTGGKPVAIESYKDLVSDATISPDGKHIVFDEAVKINNVLGKDLYPTMQKADAYVFDGLDYRHWDTWNDGTHNHVFYAAKDNKDNKIDIMQGEPYDAPQKPFGGAEDYVWAPDGKSIVYVSKKKFGTDYALSTNTDLYQYDLATKQTKNLTASNVGYDTHPTYSPQGHLTWLQMKRDGYEADKNDIIVRMGDVEQNLTANWDGTVDSYQWSKDGSKVYFVAAVGGTVQLFEVNFPGLKRIAPVVRQLTDGNFDVTGIVGLDGDKVVLTRTDFNHATEIFSYDLKKKSWNQITKVNDEIYSKIALSKSKKRIVKTVDGKDMVTWVVYPPNFDPNKKYPTLLYAQGGPQSALSQFYSFRWNFQLMAAEGYIIVAPNRRGMPGHGVEWNEAISKDWGGKPMQDYLAAIDDVAKENYVDKARLGAIGASYGGYSVFYLAGIHENRFKTFISHCGVFDLVSMYGTTEEVFFPNFDTGGAYWEKDNKDAQNAIQNFNPINNVDKWNTPILIIQGGKDYRVPIGQGQEAFQAAQLRGIKSRFLYLPEENHWVVQPQNAQVWQGEFFRWLKETL, from the coding sequence ATGAAAAAAATAGTTTTATTCGCTTTGAGTTTAGCCTGTTTCAACGTGTTTGCTCAAGATGTAATGACAAAAGAACTCTTGTGGAAATTAGGAAGAGTTAGTCCTGTGGGAATCTCAAAGGACGGGAAGAATCTTATTTATAAGGTGACTCATGCTAATGTGGAAGAGAATAGTTTTGATTCTAAAACGTATCAGATTCCATTAACAGGAGGAAAACCTGTAGCCATTGAAAGCTATAAAGATCTAGTAAGCGATGCAACTATTTCGCCTGATGGAAAACACATTGTGTTTGATGAAGCTGTAAAAATCAACAATGTCTTAGGAAAAGACTTATATCCAACGATGCAAAAAGCAGATGCTTATGTATTTGATGGATTAGACTACAGACATTGGGATACTTGGAATGATGGAACACACAATCACGTGTTTTATGCAGCAAAGGATAATAAAGACAACAAAATTGATATCATGCAAGGGGAACCGTATGATGCTCCTCAAAAACCATTTGGTGGTGCAGAAGATTACGTATGGGCGCCTGATGGAAAATCAATTGTGTATGTTTCTAAAAAGAAATTTGGAACAGATTACGCGCTAAGCACGAATACAGATTTGTACCAATATGATTTAGCGACGAAACAAACAAAAAACTTGACAGCATCAAATGTTGGGTATGATACACATCCTACTTATTCGCCACAAGGTCATTTAACTTGGTTGCAAATGAAACGCGACGGATATGAAGCGGATAAGAATGATATCATCGTGCGCATGGGTGATGTGGAGCAAAACTTAACAGCAAACTGGGACGGAACTGTAGATAGCTACCAATGGAGCAAAGACGGAAGCAAAGTGTATTTCGTAGCTGCAGTTGGCGGAACAGTTCAATTGTTTGAAGTAAACTTCCCAGGATTAAAGCGCATCGCACCAGTAGTTAGACAATTGACAGATGGTAACTTTGACGTTACTGGAATCGTTGGACTTGACGGAGATAAAGTGGTGTTGACTCGTACAGATTTTAACCATGCAACAGAAATTTTTTCGTATGACTTAAAGAAAAAATCATGGAATCAAATTACGAAAGTAAACGACGAGATTTATTCGAAAATTGCGTTGAGTAAAAGTAAAAAACGCATTGTAAAAACGGTAGATGGAAAAGATATGGTAACGTGGGTTGTTTATCCACCGAACTTTGATCCAAATAAAAAATACCCAACGTTATTATACGCACAAGGAGGGCCACAATCTGCTTTATCTCAATTTTATTCGTTCCGTTGGAACTTCCAATTGATGGCTGCTGAGGGCTATATCATCGTAGCACCAAACCGCAGAGGTATGCCAGGACACGGTGTTGAGTGGAACGAAGCAATTAGTAAAGATTGGGGAGGAAAACCAATGCAAGATTACTTAGCAGCAATTGATGATGTTGCAAAAGAAAACTATGTAGACAAGGCTCGTTTAGGAGCAATCGGAGCGAGCTATGGAGGATATTCAGTATTCTATTTAGCTGGAATCCACGAAAATCGCTTTAAAACATTCATTTCTCACTGTGGAGTATTTGACTTAGTGAGTATGTATGGAACAACAGAAGAAGTATTCTTCCCTAATTTTGATACAGGTGGAGCATACTGGGAAAAAGACAATAAAGATGCACAAAATGCAATCCAAAACTTTAACCCAATCAACAATGTAGACAAGTGGAATACACCAATCTTGATCATTCAAGGAGGTAAAGATTACCGCGTGCCAATTGGACAAGGACAAGAGGCATTTCAAGCAGCGCAGCTAAGAGGAATCAAAAGTAGATTCTTGTACTTACCAGAGGAAAATCACTGGGTAGTACAACCGCAAAACGCACAAGTTTGGCAAGGTGAATTCTTCCGTTGGTTGAAAGAAACATTATAA
- a CDS encoding dicarboxylate/amino acid:cation symporter translates to MKNNKLFIAIIIALVLGVIFGSIIHYSLPEYVAGFSQNIKLLGTIFIRLVQMIIAPLVFCTLVVGIAKMGDMKMVGRVGAKAMGWFITASLVSLGIGLILVNWFKPGANANFNLDNTSSANDLLTRTNALSLQSFIEHLIPKSIFDAFAHNEILQIVVFAVFFGIALASIGKKGKVVIKLFDRIAEVVLKMVTYIMWTAPLGVLGAIASAVALYGLSIFYTYAKYLLAFVSGLIVLWAVLILVGYLILGKEVWRLLKTIKEPLLIAFSTTSSEAVFPKLVEQLNKFGCSPKIVSFTLPLGYSFNLDGSMMYLTFASIFIAQIYDVPMTLGDQILMLLVLMVTSKGVAGVPRASLIVIVATCAMFNIPPEGIAFILPIDHFCDMGRSMTNVLGNALSTASIDKFENNDNNPTPTLTEN, encoded by the coding sequence ATGAAAAACAATAAACTTTTTATTGCTATCATCATCGCCTTAGTTTTAGGTGTTATTTTCGGGAGTATCATTCATTACTCACTTCCTGAATACGTTGCTGGTTTTTCGCAAAACATTAAATTACTAGGGACCATCTTTATTCGATTGGTTCAAATGATTATTGCTCCTTTGGTTTTCTGTACACTTGTTGTAGGAATTGCGAAGATGGGCGATATGAAAATGGTAGGTCGAGTGGGAGCGAAAGCAATGGGATGGTTTATTACAGCTTCCTTGGTTTCCTTGGGGATTGGATTAATCCTTGTCAATTGGTTTAAGCCTGGAGCGAATGCGAATTTCAACTTAGACAATACCTCTTCTGCGAACGATTTATTGACCAGAACAAACGCATTAAGTCTTCAATCCTTCATTGAACACTTAATTCCGAAGAGTATTTTTGACGCTTTTGCCCATAATGAGATCCTTCAAATTGTAGTTTTTGCTGTCTTTTTCGGGATCGCTTTGGCGAGTATCGGAAAGAAAGGGAAAGTGGTGATTAAATTATTTGATCGCATTGCAGAAGTTGTACTAAAAATGGTGACTTACATCATGTGGACGGCTCCGTTAGGGGTTTTAGGTGCTATTGCAAGCGCTGTTGCTCTTTATGGTTTAAGCATCTTCTATACCTACGCTAAATATTTATTGGCCTTTGTGAGTGGTTTAATCGTCCTGTGGGCGGTTTTAATCCTTGTTGGGTATCTAATCCTCGGAAAAGAAGTTTGGCGCCTTTTAAAGACAATTAAAGAGCCCTTATTAATTGCCTTCTCTACAACTAGTAGTGAGGCGGTATTCCCTAAGCTGGTAGAACAGTTGAATAAATTTGGTTGTTCGCCAAAAATTGTATCGTTTACTTTACCTCTTGGTTATTCATTTAACCTAGACGGAAGTATGATGTACCTCACCTTCGCCAGTATCTTTATTGCACAGATTTACGATGTGCCAATGACTCTCGGTGATCAAATATTAATGTTATTGGTCTTAATGGTAACAAGTAAAGGAGTTGCAGGGGTACCACGTGCCTCTTTAATCGTTATTGTAGCCACGTGTGCTATGTTTAATATTCCACCCGAAGGAATTGCCTTTATTTTACCGATTGACCACTTCTGTGATATGGGAAGAAGTATGACTAACGTATTAGGAAATGCGCTATCTACAGCTTCTATTGATAAATTTGAAAACAACGATAATAACCCAACACCAACATTGACTGAGAATTAA
- the dusB gene encoding tRNA dihydrouridine synthase DusB: protein MIKIGNIELPDHPLLLAPMEDVSDPPFRRLCKKHGADLMYSEFISSEGLIRDAMKSKMKLDIFDYERPVGIQIFGGDEEAMAMSARIVETVRPDLVDINFGCPVKKVVSKGAGAGVLKDIDLMIRLTKAVVNSTSLPVTVKTRLGWDEESINIDEVAERLQDVGVQALTIHARTRAQMYKGHSDWTHIERIKNNSRIKIPIFGNGDIDSPQKALEYKEKFGLDGMMIGRAAIGYPWIFDEIKHYFQTGELLAPPTMKDRLEAAKNHLIWSMEWKGERLGIVEMRRHYTNYFKGIHSFKPHRLKLVTTDDVTELLNLFDQIAEEYKDYVIE, encoded by the coding sequence ATGATTAAAATTGGCAATATAGAACTACCTGATCATCCGCTTCTTTTGGCTCCTATGGAAGATGTGAGTGATCCTCCTTTTCGCCGTTTGTGTAAAAAACACGGCGCGGATTTAATGTATTCAGAATTTATTTCCTCTGAGGGATTGATTCGAGATGCAATGAAAAGCAAGATGAAGTTGGATATTTTTGATTATGAACGTCCCGTTGGTATTCAGATTTTTGGTGGTGATGAAGAAGCCATGGCGATGTCTGCACGTATTGTGGAGACCGTTCGTCCTGATTTAGTAGATATCAACTTCGGATGTCCAGTAAAGAAAGTTGTTTCCAAAGGTGCTGGTGCGGGAGTATTAAAAGATATTGACTTGATGATTCGCTTGACCAAAGCTGTAGTCAATAGCACATCGTTGCCTGTTACGGTAAAAACGCGCTTGGGATGGGATGAAGAGTCTATCAACATTGATGAAGTAGCTGAGCGTTTACAAGACGTTGGGGTACAAGCGTTGACGATTCATGCAAGAACACGTGCACAGATGTATAAAGGGCATTCTGATTGGACACATATTGAGCGTATTAAAAATAATTCACGCATTAAAATTCCCATTTTTGGAAATGGAGATATTGATAGCCCTCAAAAGGCTTTAGAATACAAAGAGAAGTTTGGCTTGGACGGTATGATGATAGGTCGTGCTGCGATTGGCTATCCTTGGATTTTTGACGAAATAAAGCATTATTTCCAAACGGGTGAACTACTCGCTCCTCCAACGATGAAAGATCGCTTAGAAGCGGCTAAAAACCATTTAATCTGGTCTATGGAATGGAAAGGAGAACGCTTAGGGATCGTAGAGATGCGTCGTCACTATACGAATTACTTTAAAGGAATCCACAGTTTTAAACCGCATCGCTTGAAATTGGTTACTACAGATGATGTAACGGAGTTACTGAACTTGTTTGATCAAATCGCAGAGGAATACAAGGATTATGTGATTGAGTAG
- a CDS encoding mechanosensitive ion channel family protein, translated as MEIVLQGLEKMLESMWQAVPKILLGLVILGIGSYLVKLVLKLIRRRLEKRDVELSLRGFLLSVVKATLYIILLIIVAATMGFQVAGIATIFASAGLAIGLALQGSLSNFAGGVLVLLFKPFKVGDYISNPSGTEGTVERIDLLYTTLTSATGLKIFSPNGPLANSVITNYSEITSRRYDFIVGINYSDNIKEVQTIILGALAKHQAVLQTPEPIVFVTNLGESSVDLNVRMWIGKADYWNTVYEIQQVVIGALDQANIEIPFPQRELHIVSDKTK; from the coding sequence ATGGAAATTGTATTACAAGGATTAGAAAAAATGCTAGAGTCAATGTGGCAAGCGGTACCCAAAATATTGTTGGGGCTGGTTATATTGGGGATAGGATCGTATCTAGTCAAACTCGTTTTAAAGTTAATTCGCAGACGCCTTGAGAAAAGAGACGTAGAATTATCCTTAAGAGGGTTTTTATTAAGTGTGGTAAAAGCTACGTTATATATCATTTTATTGATTATTGTAGCAGCAACGATGGGATTCCAAGTGGCGGGTATTGCAACTATTTTTGCTTCTGCTGGTTTGGCGATTGGTTTGGCTTTACAAGGAAGTTTGTCGAATTTCGCTGGAGGTGTTCTGGTGTTATTATTCAAACCTTTTAAGGTAGGGGATTATATCTCCAATCCAAGTGGTACGGAAGGAACCGTAGAGCGAATTGATTTACTGTATACTACATTAACTAGTGCAACAGGATTGAAAATTTTCAGTCCGAATGGACCTTTGGCAAACTCTGTAATTACCAATTATTCAGAGATTACATCCAGACGTTATGATTTCATAGTAGGAATTAATTACTCGGATAATATTAAGGAAGTACAGACGATTATCTTAGGTGCTTTAGCTAAACATCAAGCCGTATTACAAACGCCAGAACCTATTGTTTTCGTTACGAATTTGGGTGAAAGCTCCGTAGACTTAAATGTGCGTATGTGGATTGGTAAAGCCGATTATTGGAATACAGTTTATGAAATCCAACAGGTTGTAATTGGTGCTTTAGATCAAGCAAATATTGAAATACCATTTCCACAAAGAGAATTGCATATTGTTTCGGATAAAACGAAATAG
- a CDS encoding C1 family peptidase yields the protein MNKKTIQSWVLTAVLSVITASTTVAQDNLVNALKLNASDKSKELFQFKPVVDIENTSIKNQGSSGTCWSYSANSFIESEMMRMGKRPVELSQIYSARNAYIEKGKMYVRMQGAVTLGDGGAFHDVMNMYRMYGAVPQEVYTGLNYGTKKNQFGEMAAIQEGVLKAVVSNPNGKLTPNWQKAYTAVIDAYLGEAPTKFKWEGKEYTPQTFASEVVGINPEDYIEIGSDMNYPYYDKFVLLVPDNWAFDQVYNVHVNEMTDIIDLAINNGFTVAWGGDVSEKYFSWKNGVAYVPEKDWDDMNEEERKEIFNGPKPERTVTAEMRQEAFDNYSTTDDHGMHIVGIAKDQQGREFYIVKNSWGVSNDHQGYMYMSKEYVKYKTTDFMVHKDALSKDMKKKLKI from the coding sequence ATGAATAAAAAAACGATCCAATCATGGGTGTTGACGGCAGTTTTATCTGTTATTACAGCGTCAACTACTGTTGCACAAGACAATCTTGTTAATGCATTAAAATTAAACGCAAGTGATAAAAGCAAGGAGCTTTTTCAGTTTAAGCCAGTCGTAGATATTGAAAATACATCAATTAAAAATCAAGGATCTTCAGGAACATGTTGGAGTTATTCTGCCAATTCTTTCATCGAATCAGAGATGATGCGTATGGGAAAACGCCCAGTAGAGCTTTCACAAATTTATTCTGCGCGTAATGCTTATATTGAAAAAGGAAAAATGTACGTGCGTATGCAAGGTGCTGTAACCCTAGGAGATGGTGGAGCGTTTCACGATGTGATGAATATGTATCGCATGTATGGAGCTGTACCACAAGAAGTATATACAGGATTAAACTACGGAACAAAGAAAAACCAATTCGGTGAAATGGCTGCCATCCAAGAAGGTGTGTTAAAAGCAGTGGTTTCAAATCCAAATGGGAAATTAACGCCAAACTGGCAAAAAGCTTATACTGCTGTTATTGATGCGTATTTAGGAGAGGCGCCGACGAAATTCAAATGGGAAGGAAAAGAATATACACCGCAAACCTTTGCAAGCGAAGTAGTAGGAATTAATCCAGAGGATTATATCGAAATTGGTTCAGATATGAACTACCCATACTATGACAAATTTGTGTTATTGGTACCTGATAACTGGGCATTTGATCAAGTGTACAACGTACATGTGAATGAAATGACGGATATTATTGATTTAGCGATCAACAATGGATTTACTGTTGCTTGGGGTGGAGACGTAAGCGAGAAATATTTCAGCTGGAAAAATGGTGTTGCCTATGTTCCTGAAAAAGATTGGGATGATATGAATGAAGAGGAGCGCAAAGAGATTTTCAACGGACCAAAACCAGAGCGTACAGTAACTGCTGAAATGCGTCAAGAAGCGTTTGACAACTATTCTACAACAGATGATCATGGAATGCATATCGTTGGAATTGCAAAAGATCAACAAGGACGCGAGTTCTATATTGTGAAAAACTCTTGGGGAGTTTCAAATGACCACCAAGGCTATATGTACATGTCAAAAGAGTATGTAAAATACAAAACGACAGATTTCATGGTACATAAAGATGCTTTATCTAAAGACATGAAAAAGAAATTAAAAATCTAA